A genomic region of Alicyclobacillus sp. SO9 contains the following coding sequences:
- a CDS encoding MFS transporter: MGQPQRHPLWADARWLLLISGIFSLSVALSNTFVNIYLWKVDKSYIPIGWYNLAVYALVPFAFVVASYIANRYYAVATLRIGVLLHAGFYLFALFGGTRAASVPFLLGMVMGAAQGFYWYSFNFLSLRVTKSETRDRFYGLNGAMVAIANMAAPILSGAIISGEDKFGPLNGYHVIFGVSLILFLVATVVSIKLKPQPISGRLSISQGLRLMKKRPWRHILTGCYIYGLREGVFLFLIGLLMYIATGSELRLGEFLFLQNFLSFLSFYLVGKIVRPGNRVRVLGVGALGMALAALIFLRPVSAAMIIAYGVSIAVALPVFIVPLQGLVFDTISRLDETGDQNDEQLIAREVAENGGRVTGIGVFLLVISSSPTSLTISRLAVVLGFVQLITWFVIAMGHRTHHGGSKQSGKVRWEAQNGALETGGRQSQP; encoded by the coding sequence TTGGGTCAACCACAACGACATCCCTTATGGGCAGACGCCAGGTGGTTGTTGCTCATTAGTGGAATTTTCTCTTTGTCGGTGGCTTTGTCAAATACTTTTGTAAACATCTATTTGTGGAAAGTGGACAAAAGCTACATTCCAATTGGTTGGTACAATCTCGCTGTGTACGCACTGGTTCCATTTGCATTTGTGGTTGCCAGCTACATTGCAAATCGCTACTACGCTGTTGCCACACTACGCATCGGCGTACTGCTGCACGCAGGATTTTATCTCTTTGCGCTGTTTGGCGGTACACGTGCAGCTTCAGTACCTTTTTTATTGGGAATGGTGATGGGAGCCGCACAGGGTTTTTACTGGTATTCCTTCAACTTTTTGAGCCTGCGAGTCACCAAGTCTGAAACCAGGGACAGATTCTACGGGTTAAATGGTGCCATGGTGGCCATTGCCAATATGGCTGCACCCATCTTGTCTGGGGCCATCATCTCTGGGGAGGACAAGTTTGGTCCATTGAATGGATACCACGTCATCTTCGGCGTATCTCTCATTTTATTTCTTGTGGCAACAGTGGTCAGTATCAAACTGAAGCCTCAGCCAATCTCAGGTCGACTCTCCATCTCCCAAGGTCTTCGTCTGATGAAGAAGCGGCCATGGCGGCACATCCTCACAGGATGCTACATTTACGGCTTACGGGAAGGCGTATTCCTGTTTCTGATTGGCTTGTTAATGTATATCGCTACGGGGAGCGAGCTCCGACTAGGTGAATTTTTGTTCTTGCAAAACTTCCTGTCATTTTTGTCGTTTTATCTGGTGGGAAAAATTGTTCGACCTGGAAATCGAGTTCGAGTTCTTGGTGTAGGTGCCTTAGGAATGGCCTTGGCAGCACTTATTTTTCTGCGCCCAGTTTCTGCGGCTATGATAATTGCTTATGGTGTTTCCATTGCAGTTGCACTGCCTGTTTTTATTGTTCCGCTGCAAGGGCTTGTTTTTGATACCATTAGTCGATTGGACGAAACAGGAGATCAAAACGATGAACAGTTGATTGCACGGGAAGTGGCCGAAAACGGTGGACGGGTGACGGGAATAGGTGTCTTTTTGTTGGTCATCAGTTCATCTCCGACAAGTCTGACTATATCCAGATTGGCGGTTGTCCTGGGGTTTGTCCAACTCATTACCTGGTTTGTCATTGCCATGGGACATCGTACACACCACGGCGGCAGCAAACAGTCGGGGAAGGTCCGCTGGGAGGCGCAAAATGGTGCCTTGGAAACCGGGGGGAGACAGTCCCAGCCGTAA
- a CDS encoding ferredoxin family protein, producing the protein MAFVIVSPCIDEKAADCVETCPVDCIHEGEDQYYIDPDTCIDCGACEAVCPVSAIFQEDFVPDDEKSFIQKNADFFK; encoded by the coding sequence GTGGCATTCGTAATTGTATCGCCGTGCATTGATGAGAAAGCTGCAGATTGCGTAGAAACTTGCCCTGTGGATTGTATCCATGAAGGTGAAGACCAGTACTACATCGATCCAGACACCTGTATCGACTGCGGTGCTTGTGAAGCAGTTTGCCCAGTAAGTGCTATTTTCCAAGAAGACTTCGTTCCAGACGACGAGAAATCCTTTATTCAAAAGAATGCCGATTTCTTCAAGTAA